AAGGCGAGCGCGACAGCGGTGTCCCCGATGGCCTGGTGGACGCCCATCCCGCCCAGATCAGAGATGTCACCGTCGGCGGAGGGCAGCGTCCAGCGCCGATCGACGCCCCAGACGTCGATGCCGCGGGACACCAGATACGGGGCGAGCCCAGGGGCCGGCGATGCGGGATTGCCGAGCGACGGCACGAAGTTCGTGACGAAGTTGGCGAAGTCTCCGTGCAGCAGCATCACCGCGTGCGGGGCCGGACGCGGCCGCCAGGGAGAGAGCTCGCGGACGACACGGTGGACGCGCACGCGTGCATTCGGCGTGGAACCGGCGCGGAGGTCGAATTGATAGTGATAGATGTCACCGGTGACATGCTCGCGCGTCACCGCGAACGGTGCGCTGACAGAGGCGAGCTGTTCCGCTTCGGTGCGCGTGAGGGAAGACGCGAGCGCGGGCGTGCACGCGACGAGCACGGCGATGGCGAGGCCAAGACGAGACATGGAGCAAACTCCTGCGGCCGAGCCGAGGTCACTCATGGGCGACGTCGGCTCGAGCCCGGGTGCGAGAGTGGATACCTCATCCGTGAAGCGCCTCTGGCATATCAGCTGGCCAGACCCTCACGGGGTGTCGCGTTCGCCCGAGCGGTTTTCTCGAATCCCAACCAAACAGGAGTGAGGCTCACTTCACCTCGGTGCGCCGCGTGAGGTGGAAGTCCGCGAGCAGCGCCGCCAGCAGGACCAGCAGCGGCCAGCGCGCCCGTCCAGGAGCGGCGCCTCCCGCCTCGTCACTCCCCGCCGCCTGCGCGGGTCTGTCGCCCTCGCCGCGCCCGCGCAGGTCCGACTCGCGCGCATCCAGCGGCAGCACCTCCACCGCGTCCACCGGCTCGCCGTCCCGCTCCAACGTGTAGCGGCCGGGCACCGCGGGAGGCGGCAGGCTCAACGCTCCCGCGCCGAAGAGGGGCCGCGTTCCCTCCGGACCCTCCAGCGTGTAGCGCGAGCCCGGGCGCGTCACCACCGCCAGGGACTCGCCGAGCGAGAGCTGCCGCCGGGGGAAGCCCTCCTGCGAGCGCCGCACCTCGCGCAACAGGTTGCCCAGCAGCACCGGCCACGCGGGCGTGCGCTGCACGTTGGAGCGTGACAGGTCCACGTTGAGGTGCACCTGCCCCTCGGCCTCGGAGAGCAGCACCACCGTGCCCGCCGTCATCAGCGCCCGGCCCGGAGGAGGCTCGGCGCCGGCCGCCCAGCGCACGCCACCCAGCTGCACGTCATCCAGCAGCGGGTGGCCCTTCTCCGCGAAGAAGGGGCCCACGAAGGTGCGCACGGCACCGCCCGCGCCCACCGTCACCCGCGCGTCCGAGCCCCGGGGGCCCACCACGAGCGCCCCCTCACCGGGCCCCTGCTCCACACCCGGCGACACCGCGAGGAAGCGCTCCAGCGCCGAGCGCGCCTGCGCGTCCAGTCCCTCGGCCAGCGCCACGCGCACCCGGCGCTCCGGGGCGGGCGGCAGGCGGGCCTCGCCGTCCTCGGGCAGTGCGTCCGGAGGCAGGGACACCTCCACGTCTCCCGCGTTCTCGAAGGTGAAGCGCAGCGTGGCCGCGCCCTCCTCGGGCAGCCGCACCCGCTCGCGCCGCTCGGTGCCCTCCTTCGCACCGGGGCCGGGCCGCGCCACCGCGCGCACCTCCGTCTCCTCGGGCCCCGTGCCGAAGCGCGCCACCCGCAGCGTCACCGTGGCCGTGGAGCCCTCGTCCCTGCGCCACGTGGACACCAGCGCCACGTTGTCCCGAGGCGCCCCCAGCGCCGTCCACCGCACCGCCGCGGGCACGGCCACGCCTTCCGCGGGCGGAGCATCGGTGAGGAAGTGCACGCGCCGTCCCGGGCCCGCCAGCTCCTGGGCCCACAGCAGCGTGGGCGCCACGTCATGGTCCGCCCCCAGCGCCCGGAAGGACTCCAGCGCGGCCAGTGCGCGCGAAGGCTCCGCCTCCGGCCCCGCCAGCACGCGCGGCACGGTGCCACTGGCCAGCACCGTCACGCTCGTGGCCTTCTCCTCCTCCACGCGCCGGGCCGCCTCCGCGCGCACCTTCTCCAGCACGGGGCGTCCGTCCGCACCGCGCGCCGACAGGGAGAGGCTGCCGTCCACCACCAGCACCAGGTGCCGCGTCCGGGCGTCCTCGCCCAGGCGCACGTCCGCGAGGAAGAGGGCCGCGGCCACCACCGCCAGCGCCTCCAGCAGCAGCGAGGCCTCGCGGGTGAAGCGCTCGAAGCGGGGGCCGGCCTCGGCGCGGGGGCGGGGCGTGCGCCAGAGGAAGAGGGCGCTCACCACCACCGGCTTCTGCTTGCGCCGCAGGAAGTATGCCGCCACCAGCGGTACGAGCGCTCCCAGCGCCAGCAGTCCCCAGGGGAAGCCGAAACTCATGTAGGTGAGTATACGAG
The sequence above is drawn from the Archangium gephyra genome and encodes:
- a CDS encoding vWA domain-containing protein, which gives rise to MSFGFPWGLLALGALVPLVAAYFLRRKQKPVVVSALFLWRTPRPRAEAGPRFERFTREASLLLEALAVVAAALFLADVRLGEDARTRHLVLVVDGSLSLSARGADGRPVLEKVRAEAARRVEEEKATSVTVLASGTVPRVLAGPEAEPSRALAALESFRALGADHDVAPTLLWAQELAGPGRRVHFLTDAPPAEGVAVPAAVRWTALGAPRDNVALVSTWRRDEGSTATVTLRVARFGTGPEETEVRAVARPGPGAKEGTERRERVRLPEEGAATLRFTFENAGDVEVSLPPDALPEDGEARLPPAPERRVRVALAEGLDAQARSALERFLAVSPGVEQGPGEGALVVGPRGSDARVTVGAGGAVRTFVGPFFAEKGHPLLDDVQLGGVRWAAGAEPPPGRALMTAGTVVLLSEAEGQVHLNVDLSRSNVQRTPAWPVLLGNLLREVRRSQEGFPRRQLSLGESLAVVTRPGSRYTLEGPEGTRPLFGAGALSLPPPAVPGRYTLERDGEPVDAVEVLPLDARESDLRGRGEGDRPAQAAGSDEAGGAAPGRARWPLLVLLAALLADFHLTRRTEVK